Proteins co-encoded in one Leptodactylus fuscus isolate aLepFus1 chromosome 4, aLepFus1.hap2, whole genome shotgun sequence genomic window:
- the SLC52A2 gene encoding solute carrier family 52, riboflavin transporter, member 2, whose protein sequence is MGLTGASLVTHVLVALFGMGSWVSVNSLWVELPVVVKVLPEGWNLPAYLTVLIAFGNIGPLAVTLAHRFCRPGGISEPWLIRSVHVLSLLSAIFLALFWDGRVLVGGEEHSVPYLLLAYVLALGCCTSNVTFLPFMYRFPQQYVRSFFIGQGLSALFPCVLALGQGVGRLECRNNTFGNGSAPHYMQENFSASSYFWGLFSLLVVSALSFAILMFWGERITKEPEQELGASNVHQDGGGSEDSYPLRTPEQEKPPNEDGVVGPTFWTSRNIYLLVLLGLSNALTNGVLPSVQTYSCLPYGPDAYHLSVVLSNIANPAACFIAMCVLCRSCLGLGVIMALGVVFGGYLMALAALSPCPPLLDSTAGVALVVVSWSLFLGLLSYLKVVIGSLLHEAGHSALLWCGAVIQAGSLLGALVMFPMVSVYHLFKSGRDCENSCIL, encoded by the exons ATGGGGCTGACGGGCGCCTCTCTCGTCACACATGTTCTGGTCGCCCTATTTGGGATGGGCTCCTGGGTGTCTGTGAACTCCCTGTGGGTGGAGCTTCCCGTGGTTGTGAAGGTTCTCCCAGAAG GTTGGAACCTTCCGGCGTACCTGACGGTGCTCATCGCCTTCGGGAACATCGGCCCCCTGGCCGTCACCCTTGCTCACCGCTTCTGTCGTCCTGGTGGTATCTCGGAGCCGTGGCTGATCCGCTCGGTGCACGTCTTGAGCCTGCTGTCTGCCATCTTCCTGGCACTCTTCTGGGATGGGCGTGTGTTGGTGGGGGGCGAGGAGCACTCTGTGCCGTACCTGCTGCTGGCCTATGTGCTGGCCCTGGGCTGCTGCACCTCTAATGTCACCTTCCTGCCCTTCATGTACAGGTTCCCGCAGCAGTACGTGCGCAGCTTCTTCATCGGCCAGGGCCTCAGCGCCCTCtttccctgtgtgctggctctgggcCAGGGCGTGGGGCGGCTGGAGTGCAGGAATAACACGTTTGGGAACGGCAGCGCCCCCCACTACATGCAGGAGAACTTCTCGGCCTCCTCCTACTTCTGGGGCCTTTTCTCCCTCCTCGTCGTCTCCGCTCTCTCATTCGCCATCCTCATGTTCTGGGGTGAGAGAATCACCAAGGAGCCAGAGCAAGAACTTGGGGCGTCAAATGTCCACCAGGATGGGGGCGGCTCCGAGGACTCGTACCCTCTGAGGACCCCAGAGCAGGAGAAGCCACCAAATGAAGATGGAGTTGTGGGGCCGACATTCTGGACATCCCGCAACATCTACCTGCTGGTCCTACTGGGACTGTCCAATGCTCTGACCAATGGAGTCCTCCCCTCTGTACAGACCTACAGCTGCCTGCCCTACGGGCCCGACGCCTATCACCTGTCCGTGGTGCTCAGTAACATCGCCAATCCGGCCGCATGCTTCATAGCCATGTGTGTCCTGTGCAG GTCGTGTCTGGGCCTCGGGGTGATCATGGCTTTGGGCGTGGTGTTTGGGGGTTACCTGATGGCCTTGGCTGCTCTCAGTCCTTGCCCTCCTTTGTTGGACAGCACAGCGGGTGTAGCCTTGGTG GTGGTGTCCTGGTCCCTCTTCCTGGGCCTCTTGTCGTACCTGAAGGTTGTGATTGGCAGCCTGCTCCATGAGGCCGGGCACAGCGCCCTCCTCTGGTGTGGTGCTGTCATCCAGGCCGGCTCCCTGCTGGGCGCGCTGGTGATGTTCCCCATGGTCAGCGTCTATCACCTGTTCAAGAGCGGTAGAGACTGCGAAAACAGCTGTATCCTGtga